GTGTGTTACACCAACACAAGAGTGTTACACTCGACCTAGATATTCAGATAGATACCTCATTGGATTGCTTTTAGGGTGAATAATACCATAAACTACAGGATCTCTAACTATTTTGTAATACTAGTGTTATGTGGTTGATTATAATTTTTAgcattttatttgagtttatatTAGGTTTTGCACTGTTTTCCAATTTCAtccaattatatatttatgttcgTGTGACTTTAAGTTAGTAATTTTTTACTGATTTCACGATACCATGCATACAAATTAACATCAGTTCTTTTTTCATTCCTCATTGCTTTTGGAGAGAATAATACTATAAACTACCGCAACCAGCAACCTACCTTGTTATGTGGTTGATTAAAATTGTTACCATATTTGTTGTATTCGTCAATTCCTTCTTTACCTCATTGCTTTTGAGGGAATAAAACTACACTACGGAACTCCTAACTCATGAATAGTAGTCACTAGTCAGACGATAACattttaaacatttaaaaaagaaaTCTTCATTGAAGATGtctttttatcttgttttaCCATAAATGGTCATCGTTGTCTATTTTCATAAGTGTAGTTGGCGACAAGGCAACATCGTCTTATCAAATCCTATTTGTGTTGAAAACTATCAAAGTTATCAAAATAGTAACAATAGGAAAAAAATGCTCTGGATAGTTTAAATTATACTGACAGGAAAATTTCATAACTGTATTGAGTCTGCACAGTAAGTTTAGTCAATCGCATTTATCAAATATgattattattagaatttaattttcatgtaccattagtataaaaaaaatttatacaaacaACTAATCGTGTATCCCTGTATCAAcaaattaactaattttcaaaccTACTACTTGAAATGTCGTCTGAATATCTGAATCTCATTGAATGattgtataaaattctttacattatcagtatattaaattattattattgttattgttattatgcCATGAAAAGCTACTTGAATTTATTTGCCTTATGAACAGTTATGTTGATTGTATTCCCTGTGTAAAACACGctgtaaagaaagaaagaaaaggaagatggCAGGTAGCTATTCACCATTGAAGGGTTTTCTCTTGACCAACTTGTTATTCAGACACCTACCTCTCACCTATAGAATTAAAGCACCATATGCCGTATACATAAGAAAAATCTCACAATTATACCAGTTTCTCACATCAGCCTAGACAAAACAGGGAATTTGGATTTGTAGCTTGCTTAAGCAACGAATCACGGTTAAAAGTGAAAGCGAAACCAAAACCATAACCGATAGAAACTGCTGACAATTATTTTCACAAGCCTAGACAGGAATATGTTGAGGGTTGAATTGAAGTTCAAAAATGTTAAGAAGGTTGTTGTTAGGTTACAAGAGACAAATCTTGTACCAGATCTCATGGATGCATACCATTGCACAATGCATTCAAGTTCAAGTAAAGCTATCTTTTATATTAATCTTTTATTAGTCAATAGATTAAGGATGGCCACCACACCTCAATCtaatttgataaaatgtcaaagTATTCAAGTTTCCATGACTCCCAATGCAAGCCATTTACCTTGATTATGTCAGCACTCATACTACTGATCATAATCCAATATCTGCAAAATTTAGATCTGATACGGATAAATACTACGGATATTACGAATGGAATCCTGATTTGTTCACCCCTAATCATAGTTCAAAGGTCTGTAATGCTATATTTCACTAGTATATTGACAGGGATTAACGTgcaaaattaactactaaatgtgtacaaaatcaataaaaataagattaggTGAGGTAGTAAGTAGTTTATAACTTAATTATaaggtattttaaaaaaagaaaattagtgTACCACGCTTTTTCATATCTAAAAGCTCTTAATTATCAGCACTCTTACATGCAACACCTCTTAATTTCAAAGGACATTATTATAATTTACTCAAGACAGTGAGAGTTAAACAGAAATTGATGAGAGTTATTTGCAATACTAATAACTGAATGAGCACCAGAAGAGTCACAATTAAAGGAAGAGACGCTGAAATCTCTTAcagttcatcttcttccttgATGTTCTTCATTCATTGCAGACGAATTAGCATCAGTGGCATCTTGTTCCTCGAGTATCTTCCCATCTTGTGGAACCAAGCAAGGGATCCCGTTTTTGATCTGAAATAAAACGGAATATGCGGATGGTTAGAGATTGAAGTGATGAAAGCAAAGATTGAGAAAGGAAAGCGAAGTAGCAGTAAACTGACAGGAAAGGAAACGGCAATGGCGTCACTGATTAGGGAATTGGTTTCCTGGCAGTACCTCAAGGGATGCTTCGAGAGAGGACAAACCAGAACCTCCCAGAGCCTCTTCCCCACTGGACCCATCGCCTCTTTGCTTCTTCTTGCCACTCTCCTgacaaaagaaaatgttatctgttcattttattttttgtgggCCCAATGACgttctttttatttggctttccTACCAAAAAGAGCTTTCTATCAGACCAAACTATTACCCAGAACGGATCTACTTGATTTTTGCGTGTTCGAACAAAAACTAGTCTTTATGCcatgaaaataaatattagttataacaacaacaaaaaaaaggaagaatttAGTTTAGTGAGGAttgaaaaggaagagaaaaaaaCGAAAGGAGATAATAGTAGATGGTTTCAATCAAATTATTATGTTATATAAAACACTTAAGAAATTATTTAGTCAATGATTTAACATTTAGCTGACTAAATTTGATTACATctataattattctattaatttaaatattaaaatttaattttaatctagatatttataataatatatttataactcTGCATATATtgctattattctatttttatttatgttctatTAAAATTCACGTGTATTTATCTGTAAAGTTATAAAGTTATAAgttgaaaatttattaaattataactattattttattaattttataggaAGATAATTATAGgtaagttttgaattttaaattaaaagtaattattctattttatttgttttattaatagtaaataaattactttaattttaagagAATTTTATCAGAGTCATTTTTAACGGTAatagaaattagaaaaaatgtTGATCACGaacattaaatattttaatttttatttaaaaaaatgaatataggCAACGAATCAGGCGCAGTGTTTAGAGAGGTTTGGCAACCTCAATTGACTGAGTGGTGATCTAAACACGCCGTGAGAGTGAGCAGAGAGCAGAGGCATGTTTGTTAATGGCAATTAAACGATCAACTTGTCTATGTCAACCTTCAAATGAATGGTCAGAGTCTCATCTCGACAATTTCAACTTCTTCTCTGAAGCACCCTTTTTTCCCACCCAACAACCACTTTTTCTTCGTCTTCATCATTTTCCAATCAGTTGAATGAGGTTATTACGTTGAAACAGCTAGGAAATGATTCCTGCATGCTATCACAATAATCTTAAACATTGAACAAAGTAAAAGGAAGCCACTGAACTGAATAACATTCATTTGGTGATTCAAAATCACAAAGACCACCAAACCGAACAATAttcatgtggtgaataaatggtgatcaactttcaatcaacaagaatagtatttctcctcctcttcctcctcctccttcttctttcaaatttgcGCACGTAagttcttcttctacttcttcgcGCACGcagatttttcttcttcttcttttgttatAATCATCACCAACAACCGAACACCAATCATATGCTGAATTAATCAACCAGTAAGAAAAACATTTCTGCATGTACAAGGGCTCAACTGAAAAcattaacaatcaagtgaatcaaaatgaACAACTCCACTTAACCGAGCAAAATGTTAgtgttgttgatgatgattatgacgaaagaagaagaagaagaatctgcgTGTGCGAAGAAGTAGAAGAGGAACCTACTTTCgcgaatttgaaagaagaaagaggacgaggaagaagaggagaaatactattcttgttgattgaaagttgatcaccatttattcaccacatgaaCATTGTTCGGTTCAGTGAcctttgtgattttgattcaccagatgaatgttgttcggttcggtggtctttttttactttatttagtgtttaatattattgtgatatgatatttttctcttcttttacttTGTTTAGTGTTTAAGATTATTGtgataagatattttaagatTATTGTGATATGATATTTTTCTCACGTTTATTCAGCACATGATTGGTGTTGGATTCAGTAGTTCGATTCACCTGATTGTACTcaatgaacgaaacataatttactatataaaattaaattcgaaACACTTCTGTCTACAATTTagatattatcaattcaattcagattcAGAACATTTGCTTTCATTCAATTCGATTGAAAAAATAATCCATTAGCAAAATGTTGGTGATGACGATAacgaaagaagagaaaaaggatgaagagaagcagaagaagaatcTGTGTACGCAAAAATGAAGGAGGAGGTATACGTAAATTTGAAAGAAGATGACATATATAcatatttgaaagaagaaacaggagagaagaaaaagataaagggCGTGTTTTCACTCGTTAACGAACACATACAACACATCTCAAGTCTCAActgtaaaattaattaatttttgccCGTAATCTTTCTAATACATCTGCTGAGATTATGAAATTGGTAGTAACGCATACAAGTACCTAAAAACAAAATCCGAAGTCAGAACGCCTTTAGCAGTTAGCACATAATACAGCTACCACATTGGCAATTTGGCATGCCTAACACAAACAGCCTTCGATGATTCTTTAACAGCGGAAACGAACATTAAACATATAACACCACGTTGTGTTGAAAATTAGAAACCATATGTTGCCAATGATTAAATTATCAATAAGCAGAATCAACCAGAATTCACCAATTACCTTAACCAGATTCAACTATTTACTTACATATTCAAAACGTCCCCTAAGGTTCATCAACAAAGATACGTCTGATCCGTGAACAGTCAACAAAAATAGTCAGATAGATAGAAGGCAAACAACCATAAGCATAGGATCAATGCACATGGCAGATCTTTGACAAGCAAAACAAAAGCACAGGCAGAGATTTGAAAGACAATGTTAAAAAGCTTAACAAATCATTCAAATGCCCATTGGTTTTCCCGACGaacttcctcctcttcctccggAGTGAAATCATTCTTGATGTTGAAGGTCTTACGAATTTCCTCGGGAGTCTTCCCCTTGATCATGTCTGCCACAGTTTGGCATGTGAGGTCCAGAAGGCTCTTGATGTTCAAGTAGTTCGCAGCCTGAAAAGAACAAATGTTACTTAAGTGCaattgcaaaaaattaaaacaccGGAAAACAAGAACTCATATGCATACTTAAATGTAAAAGTAATCAAACCATGGAAGCAGGAAAAAATGCAATAACAATTAGCAATTCTGCTTGTGAATGCAAACCACCAAATACTAACAAGAATCTATATACGAATTGATGAAACAACTAATGCACTAAAAATTGAGGTTATTGCACAAAAATTCATGTCGTGTGAAAAGCAGTGTTCAAAACAATATATAGTACCTATACATCAATGCAATTTTTAACATAGTGGTGGCTTTTGAAGCAAAAATAAACAACTGAAATCACAGTCTCTTATACAGACACAATTAAATATAAACACAAGCTATGTCTTCTAACCCTGCAAGATGAGTAAAATAACGAACCTTATTCAGCTCAGAATCAACCATGACCACACAAAAAGAATATTCAATATCTCAAGAAACTCTCATACCACAGAGAAAGGTTCACAATGCTCAAAACTACATCATCGAAAAtcataacaagaaattaaaattcgaAAACAAAGTAAAGCAACATCGACACAACAAAAAAACTACACAATTCCGCAATCCAAAACTAGGAAACCCTAAATAACCATAATAACTGCACAACCACAAACAGATACAAGTCAAGAGATCgagacaatgaaaaaaaaagaaaccaagAAATCAGCATaaccaaaaaattaaacaaataaatagaaatagaaatagaaCAGACCAGGATGAGATCGAAGAGGGTGGCCTGGTCAACCTTGACGAAATCTGCGTCCCAGGTCTTGAGGTCTTCCTCGTTGGGCCTCTCTTCGGCGTTCGCAGCCTCGACGTGCTTCTTGCAGTACTCGATGACCTTCGCAAGGATCTTGCTGGTGACGTTGGGGAGAGGGATGCCGCTGTCGGCGCAATCGTCCTCGATCATGTGCTTGATCGTCTGCGATTCCAGCGCCACCGCCTCGTCCACCTCGAACGCCTCTCCGTCCGAGCTCTTGAGGGTGATCTTCCTCGTCGACGACATGATTGGAATGATATCAGAGATTGatcctcttttctctttctcgtTCCCTTTCGCTGTGAAAAGGTAAAATCCCTAACCCTAGctttttattttcgttttcgGCCCCTTATCTCTAATTCTCGATGAAAATCAAGCGAGGGGGCTGGGCTTTGGTTTTATAGAGGGGCACTAGAAGCATCTATCTTGTGACGTTTGGGTTATCCAATGCATCATGCCCTCCTACGtggcaattttttttagtttttattttttattttaaaaataaaacttgGATATCTTACTACTTTCTGTTTCTTTggcagatttttatttttggagataaattctgtttttattttccgttgaaattaattaaattcaggTTTCAACTTTTTCCCCTTTaactttttctatatatttccATCAGTTACGTTGATTTCTCTGACTTTGGTATGATAAGCGGTACTAACGACTGACAATAATGATTACATGCGGCATAAATGACGagggaaaaaaaattagaaagcgGTCAAATGTAAATATTAGGTTATCTTCTTTTGTTACCCAATCTAATTATCAACGATATTCTGAAAGCAGTGGCTAAAATTTCAACACGATGAAATTTAGGATCTTTAaagaaattttttagaaaaatgtcatttttatatattggagaataaatattattacttttatcttgataattttttttataaattcacaatacaaaatattaaatatagaatgccataaaaaaataagaatgacaatattattatactatgtattattatataaaattaaaactaaataagaCTAACAAAATCCTAACAcattttcttgaaaaaatatcttttttaagggttttttttaaatcttattatatgaagttaaaattaaaataagacttttttttctttaattctttttatcttttttcgtTTAATTCTTAACAAAACCCTAACACAGACTTTgattctttttatctttttatcttattatatgTTTTTAAGGGGTGTTCAAATCTGACTCCATCCAACTCAATTAAATCACTTATCTAATTTAGTTCTTATATACTCTAATTCAATCTAATCTAGTATACTGACAGTACTAGTACCGAATAGCTAGGACCAGGAGCCAGGAGGGTCCCTTTTTTTTGGGACAATATTCTCCGTGATTCCATTCCAAAATTATGACTAATGTATTCGTGAAAGCTAAAGACCCAACAAAAAAGGGGTTTAAAGTCCCATAAAATATAAAGTCAAAAAAAGTCCCATAATATATCGTGACAAACATACCAATATACCATGATACTaaacaactaaaatcaaattatattaaacaaGGAAACCAATACATCAGTGGCTAAATCTGTAAGCTTTACACATGGGTAATGAGGCCAGAGGTATTgagggaaaaggaaaaaaagaaaaaggaaatacaTAGTTTCTGTCTTGCTATGAGTCCCACTAGCCAATTGCCTCTATTTAATATGTGGTTCAAAACACTCTTGAATCCCTAAACAACCGAAATACAATCTCATTTGTTCTAAGATTCCATGTACTGGGAAGGTGGAGGGCTTGTTTTGGTCTTCTCGCGATCTGCAAGTGATTCAACATTAAACATAAAATAGCTTTTGTTAGAGtataattaagatcaattagCATTATCTAGCCTATCTTTTTCGTATTGTATCATTCCACACAAATCTTCTCTACCGCTATCTCTTACCCtatctaacatggtatcagagccatgtTTTCCTCTTTGAGGAGGATAGGTTGTTTTTCTTCCGGTGAAATCACCGTATTTTTCATACTTCTCTTTCGtgccaattttttttccttctcttttgtCCATGCTTTGATACTTTTTTACCGATTAGCTTATTCATTACTTACTTATTCTTATAGAGAAACCATATGTTTTCCATCACATTTCGATAGTTTGTCATCTCTTTACACTTTGTCACTTTTTCAGCAGTTTTCCGGCAGTTCGCCatcttttcaaaagtttttcGACAGTTGGCCACTCTTGCGGCAGTTTCGTATGCGTTTCCTTCCGGCGGTTCCGTCTGTGTTCCCTTCCGGTAGTTTTGTCTGCACTTCCTTCCGGCAGCTCCGTCTGTGTTTCCTTACGGCAGTTTCGTCTGCGCTTTCTTCAGACAGTTCAGTCTGCACCCGTTCTATcagtttatgcatttttttt
The Arachis duranensis cultivar V14167 chromosome 5, aradu.V14167.gnm2.J7QH, whole genome shotgun sequence genome window above contains:
- the LOC107487452 gene encoding uncharacterized protein LOC107487452, coding for MGPVGKRLWEVLVCPLSKHPLRYCQETNSLISDAIAVSFPIKNGIPCLVPQDGKILEEQDATDANSSAMNEEHQGRR
- the LOC107487453 gene encoding SKP1-like protein 1B, with the translated sequence MSSTRKITLKSSDGEAFEVDEAVALESQTIKHMIEDDCADSGIPLPNVTSKILAKVIEYCKKHVEAANAEERPNEEDLKTWDADFVKVDQATLFDLILAANYLNIKSLLDLTCQTVADMIKGKTPEEIRKTFNIKNDFTPEEEEEVRRENQWAFE